The Sphaerisporangium siamense genome includes the window GGGGGACACCGTCCGCGAGATCGTGCCCTCGCGCCCGGCCGACGCCTACGGCACGGTGGACGAGATCGTCGACGCGGCCGGAATGCTGGTGATCCCCGGGCTGATCAACAACCACACGCACGGCACCGCGTACGGGCCGCTGTTCCCCAGCGGCCATGAGGCCCTGCCACACGAGCAGGTGCTCGCCAACCTCGACCGGCACCTGGTGGAGGGGACGACCACGGTGCTCTGCGTGGACGGCTTCGTCACCGCCGAGGCGCTCGCGCGCACCGGCGAGGCGCACCCGGTCAACGTCAGGCTCGCCTCGTGCAACACCCCCGCCTGCCTGGCGGCGGCGACCATCGCCGACGGCGGCGGTCTCACCGCGGCGAACCGCGCGTTCACCGCGCGGGACGCGGTTCGCGCCGGGGCGGTCGCGCTCGGCGAGATCGGAGCGGGGCACACCCTCGGCGGGGGCGGGGCGAGTTACATGTACATCCCCGCCGAGGTCGAGAGACGTACCGGCGTCCGGATCACGCCCCGCCAGGCGAACGGGCTGAAGGTCGCGGTGCTGGGCCGGCACATCTCGGCGAGCGCGTTCGACCGGGACGCCGTGGAGGAGGCGCTGGCGGGCGCGGGCCTGACCGGCAGGCTCTCGGTCGAGGACGCCCGCGAGATCGTCTCCGGCATCGTGCTGCCGGCCTTCGACATCGCCCTGCGCGGGCTCGCCGAGGCGGCCGGGCAGGCCCGCGCGGCGGGCGTCCCGGTGCTGGTGCACAACGCGGCGGCGTCGATGACCCAGGTCGCCTCGATCGCGCGGACGGACGTCATCCTGATCGCCGGGCACTCCAACCACTCCAGCTTCGAGCTCCGCGAGGCCGTCGAGCACGCCGGACGGCTGAAGGAGATGGGCGCGATCGTGGACGTGTCCACTCTGGACACGTTCGGGGCGCAACGGCTGACGACGGGGCCAGAATTGCTCTATGCGATGTTCTCTGCGGGAGTGGTGGACACGATCTCCACCGACTACGCGGGCGGTCATCACGACCCGATCCTGCTGGCGATCGACCGATCCATCAAGGCCGGCGTGGTGAGCCTGCCGGCCGCGGTGGCGATGGCGACCGCCAACGTCGCGGACGCCGTTCCCGGCGTGGCGCCGCGGCGTGGCCGTGTCGCGCCGGGCATGATCGCCGACCTCGTGGTGACCGACCCCGCGGAACTTCACCACGTGGGGACCGTCATGGTGGGCGGCGAGATCGTCGTGCGAGCCGGGCAGCGAGTCGTGGCCTGAACGGCGCGGGAAACGTCGGACCGACCGGGGGAGTCTGGTGAAGCGAGCGACCATCGGCGACGTCGCCGCGGACGCGGGTGTGTCCACGGCCACGGTCTCCCGCGTCCTCAACGGCGGCGCCGTCACCGAGGCGACCGCCACCCGGGTGTGGGAGGCGGTGGCTCGTCTGGAGTACACCCCCAACGCGCTCACCAAGGGCGTCTTCGCCGGGAGTTCCAGCACGATCGGCGTCGTCATCCGCGATCTGAGCAGCCCCTTCTACCTCGACCTCATCCGCGGCGTCGACGAGGTGGCGGCGGCCAACGACAGCCTCGTCATGCTCGCCAACACGTTTCGCCGCGTCGACCGCGAGGTCGCCCAGGTACGGACCATGGACGAGCAGAGGGTGCGCGGGCTGATCGTGACCACCGGTGAGGCGACCGACGGCCGGACACGCCGGATGGCCGGGAACGGCACCCCGTGCGTGATCGTCGCGCGGTCCGTGCGGGACGCGCCGCCCGGCCTGCACTCGATCACCTTGGACGATGTCGAGGCCGGGCGGCTGATGGCCGCCCATCTGGCCGAGTGCGGGCGCTCCTCCATCGGCGTCGTCTCCTCGGGACGCCGCCCCTCCCAGATCAGGCGTACGGCGGGGCTGCGGCGGGCTCTGGCGGGCCTGGGGTCGCCCTTGCGCGAGGACGCGGTGGCGGTCGCGGAGAGCGAAGAGGACGTGAGCGCCGCCGTCGACGGGCTGCTCGCCCGTGGCCGTGACCGGGGCGAGCCGTTGGACGCGATCGTCTGCACCACCGGCCGGCTGACCGTCGCGGTCCACTCGGCCCTCATCACGCGGGGCATCGCGATCCCCGGCGACCTCGCGTTCGTGACGATGGACGATTTTCCGTGGGCCGCGGCGCTCGGGATCACCGTGGTCGCCCAGCCCTCCTACCAGATGGGCCTGAAGGCCGCCGAACTCATCGTGGACCGCCCCGGCGGGCCGGTCGCGCTCGTCTTCGCGCCGACGCTGGTCGCCCGCGCCTCGTGCGGCGAGCGCCGGACGGCGTGAGCCCGCAGGATCACGTATGGCTGCGTAGGGAGCTGAGCAGGTCCAGGACGCGGGCGCGGTGGGCCAGGTCGCCGAAGGGACTGATGAGGAGTTCGGTGGCGCCGGCGTCGGTGTAGGAGCGCAGGGCGCGTTCGATGGTGGTCTCGTCGCCGGCGATGACGGTCTCGTGGACGCCGGTCAGGCCCTGGCGGTCGAGCAGGGCGCGGTAGCTGGGCAGGTGCCCGACCATGCCGTAGGCGTCGGCGACCCGGCGGACGGCGGCCTCGGGGTCGGCGGTGAGGGCCACGATGACCGTGGTGACGACGCGCGGGGCGGGCCGTCCGGCCTGGGAGGCGGCGCGGGTGACGGCGGGAACGATGTACTCGCCGGTCGTCCGAGGCGTCGTCCAGGTGGTGACGACGCCGTCGGTCAGCTCGCCCGCGATGCCGAGCATGACGGGGCCGAGCGCCGACAGCAGGACCGGCGGGGGCGTGGCGCCGGGCACCTCGACCCGTCCGGCCGCCGTGAGGGTCTCGCCGCGGTACTCCACCTGCTCGCCGCGCAGCAGCGGCCCGAGCGCCGTCAGGTACTCGCGGACGTGCCGGGCGGGGCGGGCGTAGGAGTAGCCGAACCAGCCTTCGATGATCGGCTGGTGGCTGGGGCCGACGCCGAGGACGAACCGGCCGCGGCTCGCCGCCTGGGCGGTGAGCGCCTGTCCGGCGAGCGCCAGCGGATGCCGGGGGTAGGTCTGGGTCACCGCCGTCCCGACGTCGATGCCGGGGACCTCGCGGGCGGCGAGCGCGGCGAGCGTGACCGCGTCCCACGAGGTGAGCTGGTTGGTGTACACGCCGTCCAGCCCCGCCTCCGCGGCCGCGCGCACCTGCCCGATCAGCTCGTCGAGGCTCAGCCCTTCTTGCCCGACGTGGATGGCGAACTTCATGATCACTCCAAAGTGAATCGGACCTTCATCTTCCGTCTACCACCGTACAGTAACCTGAATCCCCGATTCCGTTCGTAGAGGAGCCGAGGAGGGCCCGGACGTGCGAGCCGACGCGCGCCGCAACCGCGACCTGATCGTCGCGACCGCGGTCGAGCTGTTCACCGGGCGCGGCCCCGGCGTCTCCATGGAGGAGATCGCGCGGGCGGCCGGCCTCGGCGTCGGCACGCTCTACCGGCACTTCCCCGACCGGCAGGCCCTGCTGGAGGAGATCGCCGTCGACAGCCTGCGCCGGCTCCTCACCACGGGCCGCGAGCTCACCGCCCAGGGGTTGCCCGGCTGGCAGGTGTTGCGCCTGTTGATGGAGCGCTGCGTCGAGCTGCCCCTCTCTCTGACCAAGTCGCTCGCCGGCGTGCCCACCGCGCACCCCGAGCTGCCCGCCCTGACCGGCGACATGGACGCCCTGCTCAGGCGGATCGCCGAGCAGGCGCAGCGGGAAGGGGCGATGCGCCCCGACATCCCGCCGGGCGAGGTCGTCGGCCTGCTCAACGTGGCCGTCTGCCGCCCCGGCGCCCGCGCCGACGACCCCCTCACCACCGTCATCCTCGACGGCCTCAGGGCGGCCCCGGCCTGACCCGCGCCGGGCCTAGGCTCCCATGTGCACGTGGGACGCCCACAGCGTCGGCATGCCCGGGTGGCGGTCGCGCAGGGCGCGCGTCGCCCGGTGGAGGCAGCGCGCCGCGTGCGCCGGGTCGGAGCCCGCCGCGACCAGGTCCTCGTACACCTTCACGGCGAGCTGCGCGGCGGCGGCGTCGCCGATCTCCCACAGCGTGCCGACGACGTGCGAGAACCCGGCGAGCTGGAAGGCCGAGACGACGTGGACGCACTCGTCGGCCAGCTCCGGCGCGGTGACGGCGGTGTCGCAGGCCGACAGGTAGGCGAACTCGGCGTCCCGCAGCCGGAGCCGGGACACCTCCACCACGTCGAGCGGCCGGCCGGCGTGGTCGTGCACCAGCAGGTGGCTGCCGGACGGATCGGCGGGGTCGGCGGCGGCGTGGCAGGCGAAGTGCGCCCAGGCGCTGCGGGGAAGGCGGGACAGGACGGCGTCGCGGGTGGCGTCCGGGCCGACCAGCCCGTCCAGGCCGGGGAAGAGCCGGGACAGCCGGCTGTACTCGACCCGGGCCCCCGGCAGGGGCGCCGCGCCGGGCGTCTCCGGCATGGCGACCGCGAGCACGCGCGGCCGGCGGGGACCGGGCCGCTCCGCCCGCCGCGCCCGGGCATGGGCCAGCGCCCGGACGGTGGTGGTGTAGGAGGACACGACCCGGTCCATCACCGTACGGCGGCCGGGTCCCGGCGGATCCTCGTGGTGGCCGGCCGCGTGCAGGGGGAAGTACGCCATGGGGCCGCACGGCACCCACCACAGGCGCCGTTCACCGCCCGCCGCGTCTGTCAGCTCGTCGGCCGCGCCCGTCAGTCCGAGACGGTCGAGGACCGGGCCCGCGACGGCGTCCCAGAGCCAGGCCAGCGTGGCGTGCATCGCCCGCTCGGCCCGCTCGCGTTCCGGCTCGGCGCCGCTCCTCAGGGCCAGCGCCTCGCGCATCACCGCGAGCCGCTCGTGGACGGCCCGCGTGCTCAGGCCGGGCAGCTCCTGCACCTGGACGCCGGAGGAGGTGAGGATCAGCGCGTCACACCGATGGTCGCTGACATTGACCATGACCACCGGGCCGTCGCTCGCCTCGGCGCGCAGCCGCGCCAGGTCCGGGGGCAGCAGGAACCTGTCGAGGCCGGGCAGCGACCGGACGCGCTCGATCAGCTCCGCCAGCTCGCCGGCCAGCTCTCGGCGCAGGTCGGGCGAGTCGGACGGGTCGCCGGTCTCGTCGGCGTCGAGCCGCGTCACCAGGTAGGCGAACCGGTCGGCGAGCGCCGCGTCCCGCTCGCGCAACTCGGTCAGGTCGGTGCGCGCGTCCAGGGCCTGGGACAGCAGCACGCCGCGCCCCGCCTCCAGCAGCTCGACCGCCCGCTCGGGCCGTCCGGTCTCCACGGCCAGCGCCGCCGCGTCCCCGGCCAGCCGCGCGTACTCGGCCATCCAGTGCGTCGCGTCGGACCGGGACAGGCCGCGGGCCGCCAGGCGGGGCAGCAGCTCCACGGCGGCGGCCAGTCCCCGCGCCGCCCGTTCGGTCTCACCCCGGCCCGCCGCCAGCCTGCCCCAGCCGCGGGCGGCCTCGACCCGGACCGAGGTCCTGGCCCGCTCCTGTCCCGCGGCCGCCTCCAGCAGGCCGAGGGCCTCCTCCGCCGCACGGTCGTCGCCGGTCGCCTCGGTCAGCTCGTCCAGCGCGCGGGACAGGTTCACCGCGCAGATCGCCCTGGTGGGGTCGTCGCCGGAGAGCGCGGCCAGGGCGGTCCTGCCCTGTGCGATCGCCTCCCGCAGGGCGGCCGTGTCGCCGGTGAGCTCGTAGGACGCGAGCAGGGCGTTGGCCAGTCCGGTGACGGCTCCTGCCAGGAAACGGCCGGAGGCGTTCCTCGCGGACCGCCGGTGGAGCGCGATCGTCTCGTCCAGCAGGCCGGCGTCGCCGGTGCGGCCGGCCATGGCCGTCAGCGCGACGGCGAGGTTGGTCGCGGACTGCGTCCAGAGGGGGTGGTCCTCGGAGAGGGTCTCCACCGCCGTGCGGCCGAGCGCGATCGCCTCGTCCAGTGTCCCGAGGTCGCCGGAGCGCTGGAAACGGGCCACCAGCCACGCCGCGAGCGACGACCGGTACAGCGGCGCGTCCGGGTGGACCGGGGGAGTGGCGTCGACGACCACGTCCGCGAGGACGACGGCCTCGTTCAGGGCCCGCAGGTCCCCGGTGTGCTCGAACTGCTCGCGCAGCAGGCCGGCGAGGTTGTACCGGCACGCCACCTGGAGCGGGGTGCGGGGCGGCGCCTGGGCGGCCGCCCGGCGCGCGACGGCGATCGCCTCGCCCAGCACGTCCTGGCGGCCCGTGCGCTCGAACCGCGCCCGCAGCGCGCTGCCGTGGTTGGTGAGCATCACGGCGGACGGCGGGAGCTCGGGCGGGAGGGCCTCGATCGCCGCCGCCCCGAGCACGCACAGCTCTTCCAGCAGCGCGGGGTCGTCGGTGCGGTCGTACAGAGCGCGAAGGGCGAGGCTCAGCTCCATGAGCGGCACGTACCGCTGGGGGTGGCCGTGCGGCACGACCCGCAGCGCCCACCTGCCGGTCTCGACGGAGCGGTGCAGCGCGGGTACGTCGCCGGTGTGCTCGTAGCGGACCCGCAGGCTCGTGGCGAGGCCGGAGAGGAAGGCGGCGCGGTCCTCGTCCGTCCGTGCCTCCGCCGCGCCCTGCTCCCCGATCTCGATGGCCTCGTCCAGGCTCGCCAGGTCGCCGGACTGCTCGAACAGGCACCGCAGGGCGTTGGAGAGGAAGATCAGGTGGCCGATCCGCATGGGATGCCCGGCAGGAGTGGACCGCGCGGCGTTGCGCCCGACGTGCACCGCGAGCCGCAGCCGGTACGGGTCGGCTCCGCTCGTCAGCCACGTTTCGAGCACTTCGAGGAAGTGCATCCAGGTGAGGGGCTCACCCGGGAGCACCTGCGGGATCGCGGCCAGCGTGGGCGCGAGCGGCTCCGGCGGCGGCAGCGCCGAACCCGACCGGTGGACCATCATGAACAGGGGGACGGCGATGTCCACCTCGCGCGCGGCGCGTTCGTCCGCCAGGGACTGGGCGCGCCGCCAGTGCAGCGTCCCGGCCGCGTGGCAGGTCGCGGGCAGGTCGTACACCTGGGTGGTCGCGGCGAAGAGGGCCTCGGCCTCGGCGAGCGCGGACGGGTCGAGCACGGTGTAGCCGCCCGTCCTCGACCGGAGTGCGCTCAGCCATTTCTCCCTGTTTTCCGGCATGTCAGGATCATGGCAGCGGTGACTCCACGATACTGAGCGAATGCCAGATATCGCGGAACACTTACTCGATATCCTGCCGAGAGTCGCCGAAGAGACGATTGGCCGACTCGGCTACGGACCTCCCACGCAGGTCCATATTTTGACAGAAGATATGGACCCACCATATGTCGGATATATCTCTTCCCGTGGCTTCACGCCGGGCGCCGACGGGGTCGCGGCGATATCGGACCTCGGCGTGCTGCCGTCCGTCCTGAAGGCGACGCGCCTGCTGGTCCTGTGGGAAGAGCGCTACCTGCGCGTCGGTTTCGGGATGCCCGTGGAGGCGTTCGAGAGCGGCGTCGTGGTCCTGGACGCGAGGTTCCGCGGCCACACCCTCCACTGGCGGCCGTTCACGGCCACCCCCGCCACCACGCCGGGCCGGGCCCTGCACCTCCAGTGGGGCACGCCCGCCCGGTACGAGGACGTGGAACTGCCCGGGCCGGTCGCCACGCTGCTCGGCGTCTGGCGGGAGTTCCGGGACGACGATCTCACCCACACGGTGATCCGCTTGCAGGAGGCCGGATACGAGGTGAACTGGGTGGGCCACCCGGACTGAGCGCGGCGACTCCCCTCAGCGGCCCGACGTGGCCGGGGTCCGCCGTGGCCTGCGGCGCTCGGCCTCCGGCCGCACCGGCTCCTCCTCGGCGAGCCGGCGCAGGTACATCTCCCGGGTGTGATCGGTGTGGCGCTTCATGACCTCGGCGGCCCCCTCGGCGTCCCCCCGGTCCAGGGCGTCGACGAGCTCGGCGTGCTCCTTCCAGGCCAGGACCCCGCGCTGGAGCGCCACCGGAGACTGGAACCACCGCACCCGGCGGGAGACCTGCGCGGCCAGGTCGGTGAGCACCGCGTTGCCGGCGAGTTCCATGACGATGCCGTGCAGCTCGAAGTTGAGCGCCACCACCGCGTCGTTGTCGCCGGCGTGGATGGCGGCCAGGCCCCGCGCGCACCGCTCGCGCAGCCGCGCGACCGCCTCGTCGGTGCGGTGACGGGCGGCCAGCCGCGCCGCCTCGGTCTCCAGCAGGCAACGCACGGCGAGCAACTGGTCGGCTTCGGCGAAGGTGGGGACGTGCACGAAGGCGCCGTGCCCCGGGTGCAGGTCCACCCAGCCTTCCCGGCTGAGGTGCTGCAGCGCTTCCCTGACCGGCTGCCGGGAGACGCCGAGCATCTCGGCGAGCTCGCTCTCGGCCAGGTGTTCGCCCGGGCGGACGGTCCGTCTGATGATGAGTTCCAGGAGCGCCTCGTGGACGCTCTCGCGCAACGGGACGGGACGGGCGATCTTGTGTGCGGCGGCCCTGCCTGCGAGGTCCTGCGCGGACATCGCGACTCCAATGATCATCACGGCGCCACGGGTCTCGCGGCCGCCGGGACTCCTTCGTCAACCGCCTACAGAATACAGTTCGCCTTTGTCTTCCTCTCGGCCGGGCGGCCCTGACCTGCTATTTCTCTGACGCGGCGACGCCCAGCGAGGTCGCCGTCCTGATGGCGATGTTGCTCGTCGCGGTGGCCGCCGGGATCACCGCGCCGGGCAGCCCCTGGTAGGAGGCGGCCGCGAGCGACGGCGCCAGGGCTCCGTGCCCGAGCCCGACGACGAACAGCGCCCCCATGAGGATCCACGCGGGGGTGGCGGCGCCGGTGCGCGTGTAGGCGAACATGCCGGCCAGGACGAGGCCGCACAGCGCGACGCCCCGGGCCCCGAGGCGGTCGGTCAGCCGGCCGGCCGGCGGCATCGTGATGATCGCGCGTGGCGCGTCCTGACCGCGGTGGACGACTACGTCCTCGGGCACGTCATCCGCGACGTCCTGGAGGGCAGGTCGGGGCACGGCCGCATGTCGCCGGAGGAACGCGACGAGGTCTTCCTGCCCTACCTCATGGACCTGGTGCGCGGCGGCGGCTTCCCCAACCTCGCGCCGCTGCT containing:
- a CDS encoding CHAT domain-containing protein; the protein is MPENREKWLSALRSRTGGYTVLDPSALAEAEALFAATTQVYDLPATCHAAGTLHWRRAQSLADERAAREVDIAVPLFMMVHRSGSALPPPEPLAPTLAAIPQVLPGEPLTWMHFLEVLETWLTSGADPYRLRLAVHVGRNAARSTPAGHPMRIGHLIFLSNALRCLFEQSGDLASLDEAIEIGEQGAAEARTDEDRAAFLSGLATSLRVRYEHTGDVPALHRSVETGRWALRVVPHGHPQRYVPLMELSLALRALYDRTDDPALLEELCVLGAAAIEALPPELPPSAVMLTNHGSALRARFERTGRQDVLGEAIAVARRAAAQAPPRTPLQVACRYNLAGLLREQFEHTGDLRALNEAVVLADVVVDATPPVHPDAPLYRSSLAAWLVARFQRSGDLGTLDEAIALGRTAVETLSEDHPLWTQSATNLAVALTAMAGRTGDAGLLDETIALHRRSARNASGRFLAGAVTGLANALLASYELTGDTAALREAIAQGRTALAALSGDDPTRAICAVNLSRALDELTEATGDDRAAEEALGLLEAAAGQERARTSVRVEAARGWGRLAAGRGETERAARGLAAAVELLPRLAARGLSRSDATHWMAEYARLAGDAAALAVETGRPERAVELLEAGRGVLLSQALDARTDLTELRERDAALADRFAYLVTRLDADETGDPSDSPDLRRELAGELAELIERVRSLPGLDRFLLPPDLARLRAEASDGPVVMVNVSDHRCDALILTSSGVQVQELPGLSTRAVHERLAVMREALALRSGAEPERERAERAMHATLAWLWDAVAGPVLDRLGLTGAADELTDAAGGERRLWWVPCGPMAYFPLHAAGHHEDPPGPGRRTVMDRVVSSYTTTVRALAHARARRAERPGPRRPRVLAVAMPETPGAAPLPGARVEYSRLSRLFPGLDGLVGPDATRDAVLSRLPRSAWAHFACHAAADPADPSGSHLLVHDHAGRPLDVVEVSRLRLRDAEFAYLSACDTAVTAPELADECVHVVSAFQLAGFSHVVGTLWEIGDAAAAQLAVKVYEDLVAAGSDPAHAARCLHRATRALRDRHPGMPTLWASHVHMGA
- a CDS encoding TIGR03564 family F420-dependent LLM class oxidoreductase; translated protein: MIMKFAIHVGQEGLSLDELIGQVRAAAEAGLDGVYTNQLTSWDAVTLAALAAREVPGIDVGTAVTQTYPRHPLALAGQALTAQAASRGRFVLGVGPSHQPIIEGWFGYSYARPARHVREYLTALGPLLRGEQVEYRGETLTAAGRVEVPGATPPPVLLSALGPVMLGIAGELTDGVVTTWTTPRTTGEYIVPAVTRAASQAGRPAPRVVTTVIVALTADPEAAVRRVADAYGMVGHLPSYRALLDRQGLTGVHETVIAGDETTIERALRSYTDAGATELLISPFGDLAHRARVLDLLSSLRSHT
- a CDS encoding TetR/AcrR family transcriptional regulator, with amino-acid sequence MRADARRNRDLIVATAVELFTGRGPGVSMEEIARAAGLGVGTLYRHFPDRQALLEEIAVDSLRRLLTTGRELTAQGLPGWQVLRLLMERCVELPLSLTKSLAGVPTAHPELPALTGDMDALLRRIAEQAQREGAMRPDIPPGEVVGLLNVAVCRPGARADDPLTTVILDGLRAAPA
- a CDS encoding TetR/AcrR family transcriptional regulator C-terminal domain-containing protein, producing MDDYVLGHVIRDVLEGRSGHGRMSPEERDEVFLPYLMDLVRGGGFPNLAPLLEQGVPVADDNFERGLKWLLDGLAAELSLP
- a CDS encoding amidohydrolase family protein; its protein translation is MRTIVLHDGDLVDGTGTDPRRAVDIVVAGDTVREIVPSRPADAYGTVDEIVDAAGMLVIPGLINNHTHGTAYGPLFPSGHEALPHEQVLANLDRHLVEGTTTVLCVDGFVTAEALARTGEAHPVNVRLASCNTPACLAAATIADGGGLTAANRAFTARDAVRAGAVALGEIGAGHTLGGGGASYMYIPAEVERRTGVRITPRQANGLKVAVLGRHISASAFDRDAVEEALAGAGLTGRLSVEDAREIVSGIVLPAFDIALRGLAEAAGQARAAGVPVLVHNAAASMTQVASIARTDVILIAGHSNHSSFELREAVEHAGRLKEMGAIVDVSTLDTFGAQRLTTGPELLYAMFSAGVVDTISTDYAGGHHDPILLAIDRSIKAGVVSLPAAVAMATANVADAVPGVAPRRGRVAPGMIADLVVTDPAELHHVGTVMVGGEIVVRAGQRVVA
- a CDS encoding LacI family DNA-binding transcriptional regulator, coding for MKRATIGDVAADAGVSTATVSRVLNGGAVTEATATRVWEAVARLEYTPNALTKGVFAGSSSTIGVVIRDLSSPFYLDLIRGVDEVAAANDSLVMLANTFRRVDREVAQVRTMDEQRVRGLIVTTGEATDGRTRRMAGNGTPCVIVARSVRDAPPGLHSITLDDVEAGRLMAAHLAECGRSSIGVVSSGRRPSQIRRTAGLRRALAGLGSPLREDAVAVAESEEDVSAAVDGLLARGRDRGEPLDAIVCTTGRLTVAVHSALITRGIAIPGDLAFVTMDDFPWAAALGITVVAQPSYQMGLKAAELIVDRPGGPVALVFAPTLVARASCGERRTA
- a CDS encoding GntR family transcriptional regulator; amino-acid sequence: MSAQDLAGRAAAHKIARPVPLRESVHEALLELIIRRTVRPGEHLAESELAEMLGVSRQPVREALQHLSREGWVDLHPGHGAFVHVPTFAEADQLLAVRCLLETEAARLAARHRTDEAVARLRERCARGLAAIHAGDNDAVVALNFELHGIVMELAGNAVLTDLAAQVSRRVRWFQSPVALQRGVLAWKEHAELVDALDRGDAEGAAEVMKRHTDHTREMYLRRLAEEEPVRPEAERRRPRRTPATSGR